One Deltaproteobacteria bacterium DNA window includes the following coding sequences:
- a CDS encoding 2,3-bisphosphoglycerate-independent phosphoglycerate mutase, with the protein MHDLRLRRGPFPKRPGPVVVVVLDGIGWGPAGEGNAVHVARKPTLEWLWSQHPTIPLRAHGTAVGLPSDEDMGNSEVGHNALGAGRVFDQGAKLVDAALASGRLFQGHVWKELVGHCRARETPLHFIGLLSDGNVHSHIAQLIALLRQCRAEGLRRVRVHALLDGRDVPPQSAEQYLEQLEGVLAELNQTPGADYCIASGGGRMRVTMDRYGADWRIVERGWRAHVLGEGRAFPDARAALASFRAEEPETSDQFLGEFVVTREGRPVGPIEDGHGVVLFNFRGDRAIQISNAFEEEHFSAFDRGRVPKVFYAGMMQYDGDLNVPAKYLVSPPVMEATLGECLATNGITQLACSETQKFGHVTYFWNGNRSGKFDDATEEYLEVPSDRVGFDERPWMKAAEITDVTLQALRTGRYAFARLNYPNGDMVGHTGSLRAATMAVEAVDLCLGRLLHGIKELGGIALVTADHGNADEMLQLDRKTGAPKRDAHGHPVPRTSHTLNPVPFTVYDPLFAGEYAVKAPDTRAGLSHVAATALWLLGYEPLEGYDSPLVLAR; encoded by the coding sequence ATGCACGACCTCAGGTTACGCAGAGGACCCTTCCCGAAGCGGCCCGGTCCGGTGGTGGTGGTGGTGCTCGATGGCATCGGCTGGGGCCCCGCCGGGGAGGGGAACGCCGTGCACGTGGCGCGCAAGCCTACTCTCGAGTGGCTCTGGTCCCAGCATCCGACCATTCCCCTGCGAGCCCACGGCACCGCCGTCGGCCTCCCCTCCGACGAAGACATGGGGAATTCGGAGGTGGGGCACAACGCGCTCGGGGCCGGACGGGTTTTCGACCAGGGCGCGAAGCTCGTGGACGCCGCGCTGGCCAGTGGCCGTCTGTTCCAGGGGCATGTGTGGAAGGAGCTCGTGGGTCACTGCCGCGCGCGCGAGACGCCGCTCCATTTCATCGGGCTGCTCAGCGACGGCAACGTCCACAGCCATATCGCGCAGCTCATCGCGCTGCTCCGGCAGTGTCGCGCGGAGGGGCTCCGCCGGGTCCGCGTGCACGCGTTGCTCGACGGCCGTGACGTCCCGCCGCAGTCGGCCGAGCAGTACCTCGAGCAGCTCGAGGGAGTCCTCGCCGAGCTGAACCAGACGCCGGGGGCGGACTACTGCATCGCGTCGGGCGGCGGCAGGATGCGCGTGACGATGGACCGCTACGGGGCCGATTGGCGCATCGTCGAGCGCGGCTGGCGTGCGCACGTGCTCGGGGAGGGACGGGCCTTCCCGGACGCGCGGGCGGCGCTGGCGTCCTTTCGGGCCGAGGAGCCCGAGACGTCGGATCAGTTCCTCGGGGAGTTCGTCGTCACGCGAGAGGGGCGGCCGGTGGGCCCCATCGAGGACGGGCACGGCGTCGTCCTCTTCAACTTCCGTGGGGATCGGGCGATCCAGATCTCGAATGCGTTCGAGGAGGAGCACTTCTCGGCGTTCGACCGCGGGCGGGTGCCCAAGGTGTTCTATGCCGGGATGATGCAGTACGACGGCGACCTGAACGTGCCCGCGAAGTACCTGGTCTCGCCCCCGGTCATGGAGGCGACGCTCGGTGAGTGCCTCGCGACGAACGGCATCACCCAGCTCGCCTGTTCGGAGACGCAAAAGTTCGGTCACGTGACCTACTTCTGGAACGGAAACCGGAGCGGGAAGTTCGACGACGCGACCGAGGAGTACCTCGAGGTGCCCTCCGACCGGGTGGGGTTCGACGAGCGGCCGTGGATGAAGGCGGCGGAGATCACCGACGTCACGCTCCAGGCGCTCCGCACCGGCCGGTACGCGTTCGCCCGGCTGAACTACCCGAATGGCGACATGGTCGGCCACACGGGGAGTCTTCGCGCGGCGACGATGGCCGTGGAGGCCGTGGACCTCTGTCTCGGGCGGCTCCTGCACGGCATCAAGGAGCTCGGGGGGATCGCGCTCGTGACCGCGGATCACGGCAACGCCGACGAGATGCTACAGCTCGACCGGAAGACGGGCGCTCCGAAGCGGGACGCGCACGGGCATCCTGTGCCGCGCACGAGTCACACGCTGAACCCGGTGCCCTTCACCGTGTACGACCCGCTCTTCGCCGGCGAATACGCGGTGAAGGCCCCGGACACGCGGGCGGGGCTGAGTCACGTTGCGGC